In Lemur catta isolate mLemCat1 chromosome 1, mLemCat1.pri, whole genome shotgun sequence, one DNA window encodes the following:
- the JUND gene encoding transcription factor jun-D: METPFYGDEALSGLGGGSGNGSSFASPGRLFTGAPPTAAAGSMMKKDALTLSLSEQVAAALKPAAAPPPAPLRADGAPSTSPPDGLLASPDLGLLKLASPELERLIIQSNGLVTTTPTSTQFLYPKVAASEEQEFAEGFVKALEDLHKQNQLGAGAAATAAAAAAAGPSGTVAGSAPSGELAPAAAASETPVYANLSSYAGGAGAAGGAATVAFATEPVPFPPPPPPGGLGPPRLATLKDEPQTVPDVPNFGESPPLSPIDMDTQERIKAERKRLRNRIAASKCRKRKLERISRLEEKVKTLKSQNTELASTASLLREQVAQLKQKVLSHVNSGCQLLPQHQVPAY, translated from the coding sequence ATGGAAACACCCTTCTACGGCGATGAAGCGCTGAGCGGCCTGGGCGGCGGCAGTGGCAACGGCAGCAGCTTCGCGTCCCCGGGCCGCCTGTTCACCGGGGCGCCCCCGACGGCGGCGGCCGGCAGCATGATGAAGAAGGACGCGCTGACGCTGAGCCTGAGCGAGCAGGTGGCGGCGGCGCTCAAGCCGGCGGCCGCGCCGCCTCCGGCCCCCTTGCGCGCCGACGGCGCCCCCAGCACCTCACCCCCCGATGGCCTGCTCGCCTCCCCCGACCTGGGGCTGCTCAAGCTCGCCTCCCCCGAGCTCGAGCGCCTCATCATCCAGTCCAACGGGCTGGTCACCACCACGCCGACCAGCACGCAGTTCCTCTACCCCAAGGTGGCGGCCAGCGAGGAGCAGGAGTTCGCCGAGGGCTTCGTCAAGGCCCTGGAAGATTTGCACAAGCAGAACCAGCTCGGCGCGGGCGCGGCCGCtactgccgccgccgccgccgccgccgggcccTCGGGCACAGTCGCGGGCTCTGCGCCCTCCGGCGAGTTGGCCCCGGCGGCGGCCGCGTCCGAGACACCGGTCTACGCGAACCTGAGCAGCTACGCGGGCGGTGCTGGGGCCGCGGGGGGCGCTGCGACGGTCGCCTTCGCTACAGAGCCGGTGCCCTTCCCACCGCCGCCACCCCCGGGCGGGCTGGGGCCGCCGCGCCTCGCCACGCTCAAGGATGAGCCACAGACGGTGCCCGACGTGCCGAACTTCGGCGAGAGCCCGCCGCTGTCGCCCATCGACATGGACACGCAGGAGCGCATCAAGGCAGAGCGCAAGCGGCTGCGCAATCGCATCGCCGCCTCCAAGTGCCGCAAGCGCAAGCTGGAGCGCATCTCGCGCCTTGAGGAGAAAGTGAAGACCCTCAAGAGCCAGAACACGGAGCTGGCGTCCACAGCGAGCCTGCTGCGGGAGCAGGTGGCGCAGCTCAAGCAGAAAGTCCTCAGCCACGTCAACAGCGGCTGCCAGCTGCTGCCCCAGCACCAGGTGCCCGCGTACTGA
- the LSM4 gene encoding U6 snRNA-associated Sm-like protein LSm4: protein MLPLSLLKTAQNHPMLVELKNGETYNGHLVSCDNWMNINLREVICTSRDGDKFWRMPECYIRGSTIKYLRIPDEIIDMVKEEVVAKGRGRGGLQHQKQQKGRGVGGAGRGVFGGRGRGGIPGTGRGQPEKKPGRQAGKQ, encoded by the exons CTTCCCTTGTCACTCCTGAAGACCGCTCAGAATCACCCCATG ttaGTGGAGCTCAAAAACGGGGAGACGTACAACGGGCACCTGGTGAGCTGCGACAACTGGATGAACATTAACCTGCGTGAGGTGATCTGCACGTCCAGG GATGGGGACAAGTTCTGGCGGATGCCCGAGTGCTACATCCGTGGCAGCACCATCAAGTACCTGCGCATCCCTGACGAGATCATCGACATGGTCAAGGAGGAGGTGGTGGCTAAGGGCCGCGGCCGCGGCGGCCTGCAGCACCAGAAGCAGCAGAAGGGCCGAGGCGTGGGGGGCGCTGGGCGAG GTGTGTTTGGCGGCCGGGGCCGAGGCGGGATCCCGGGCACAGGCAGAGGCCAGCCGGAGAAGAAGCCGGGCAGACAGGCGGGCAAGCAGTGA